The segment aactGATGGGTCTTGGTGGCCTGTTATCCTATGCATGAAACATGGTGCAACATTATCATCTTATTCAACGATGATCTAAGGATTGGGATCAATGCATTAGTTTTGTTTCTTTTGGAAACGGGACATAGTCCACTGGGAACAATGTATTGTTTTCTCAGACGATAGACACACaaaagttggagtaacccagcgggtcaggcagcatctttggagaaaaggaataggtgacgttttgggtcgagaaccttatcgattgtaaattgtaaataagaTAGAACTTATCTTCGAtatttcttttaaatgtcataaattTAGGATGGCCATGCTCGACTTTGAGAAAGATCTCTGAAGCAAACACTACTGCTTGACATGTTTAGGCGTCAGCTTAAATGGTAACGGGGAAAAAATATTCATGTGACTCGTGGAGGTGGCCgtgggaggccctgcagcagcctggtgaGTGGGCAGATCGAGCAGCAGCTGTACGGAGTGGCGATGAGAGTAACCGATGGCATCGcgctgggccaggccgacccttaCTGTAGAGATCCAGTGCCGCCAGGACACCGGGCCTTAACGTGAGAATATAACAATTGCAAGTCTCCTTGGGCCAAGATCGGCCTTTTCAgtgacttggaagttgcaagatggcactGGGACGTGACTTCTCTCTGCGTGCTATTCAGCGCAGGATCTATTGTGTATAGTGAATAGTGTGTTCTGCTGGATGGCAcgcagaacaagcatttcactgtatctctgtccgcatgacaataaagaaaccattgatctCTCTGACAGCAGATGTCTGTCCACCATCTACAAGGTACAAGTCTGATGTGTGGTAGAATGCTCTCCacttgtcaagagtgttttattgttgcatgtcccaaataacaatgaaattcttgcagcagcacaacggaatatATAAACATAATACGCTGTAAATAGTATAATAAACAGATAAAAGTTATATACAATATatgcatatatgtatgtgtgtgtgtgtgtgtgtgtgtgtatatctccatatatacacacacaaatacatacacatTCACAtatacaaaaaaaaaccccaactatagtgcaaaaagacaaaagcaatgccctctagtttatgtagttcagagcttatttggttgtgtttaatagcctgatggttgttgggaatacATTTTCCTAAACCTGGacatagcaactctactgctgtgacaGTGTGCCATCCTTATGAtcttgccaaatgcaggcaagttggactagtgtagatgggacatgttcacCTGTGAGGGTaagctgggctgaaggccctgtttccacacagtgtgaCTCTATTTGCTGATGGAAGACAAACAGGCAGGAATGATATCTGCTGTTAAACTGAAAGAACCATCTCTGGCATCTCGCTTCTCAGAAATGTATCTTTTAGCAGCCGTGCATTCTTGCTATATGATTTTCTGTTGCATCCATTGCATTTATTTGTATTTCTTAACAATACTTAGCTGTATCGTTATGGGAAAGTTTCCTCACTGGAATTGATTGTGCTGAGTTTGTGGAAACCATGATCCACCAGTGCAAATGAGTGCACATAGTTGACTTGGGCCAAATTCATACAAAGTATTTATTCTCACTGTTATTCACCTGatggagaaaaggaaagaaaatcagATGCTTATGTCTCAGGATGCCCAATAACACTTCTGAATCTGactccgtaaaagggaccacatcaccccgattctggcctctctccactggctcccagtacagtacagaatcaacttcaagctcctcctattcatatacaaagccctaaatgggcttccccccccccatatcaaaaatcttctaacccaccactctatctccaggtccctcagatcggccgacttggggctactcactatcccgcggtctaggcttaagctcaggggtgactgcgcttttgcggttgcagctcctagactgtggaacagcatccctctccccatcagaactgccccctccatcgactcaatgtccaggctcaaaacatatttctactccctagcgtttgaggccctctgagggggcgctgtgaattgtttatgtatgtgctgttatgtttgtgtgccattgtgcgttcgttcttagtacctgatctgatgtacagcactttggtcaacgtgggttgtttttaaatgtgctatacaaataaaattgactttacttgacttgacttgattgttgTTAATGTTTCATAAATGAACTTTTTGTAAATGTAACATTTTTTTCCTGAATATGATGGAAATgggcagcacagctggtagagccactgcctcacagcgccagaaatccaggttcaatcctgacttcgggcgctgtctgtgtggagtttgcatgttctccctgtgacagtctgagtttcctccgggtgctccggtttcctcccacatcccaaagacgtgtgggtttggaggttaattggcttctgtaaattgcccctagtttgtagggagtggatgaaaaattgggataacatggagtgggtgatcgatggtcggtgttgactcagtgagctgaaggacctgcttctatgctgtgtctctaaacgaaaccatTCCAAGTCTCTATTTATTATGAATTATAATCTGTCCCAACAGAGCTGCATTGAAATCATTTGATGCAGAAAATTAATGAAGGTAACCAGATGTTCGCAGTGCAGTTTTATGTTTAATTTAATGTGGCTCCCAAAATAAGTTGACTGAATTAAATTTAGTCCTTTAGTAATCAAATTTTACCACAATCTTTCTTCAGTTATGACTGTACCTAATCCCAGCTCACTGTTTCGATATTCAGAGTTTAATTCACTTGGCAGATAAACTTTAACTATTCCCACTGATATATATTTTCCCTATGATCCTTGAAATGTAATTATTTAACGGTGAGTTTTGTTCACAAAAAGACTCAATGCAATATAGTCTAGATATTAGGCGTAATAAATGTAACTACAAAGAATAATATTTTCAAAATGGGGGGAAatagaccacaaagtgctggagtaactcagcaggtcaggcagcatctcgagaggacatggacaggccatgttttggtctgaagaaaggttctcgtCCGAAACGTCCATCTAAACTGAGTcactcccacactttgtgttttatttgttgtaaaccagcatctgcagttccttgtagctACTGAAACTGGGATTTATTAATCCTTCTCGTTGTTTGAATATACTGTAAATGAAGTGGGTTGACAAGCAATGTACAATGTAAGTGTTGAAAGCATATTTATAATTTGTTACAATCCAAGAAAATGGACAAATTGTAACAAACGTGGATAGATTTCCCAAGATTAACGGTGGTATTTTGTTTGACAATTTCACTTAAATTTATATCCGTACGCTCAGGGGCTACAATAAAATCATTGGTTTAACCAGCAAAAATAAATGCACCGCTCCATTAGTAATGCGATTCAATTGTAAAGTGAATTGCGAACTGGAGCGTTTGCCTGAACTGTCTGAATGGTGTTTGCTGTTCACATTATTCACGGTGCAAGGTACAAGGTGCAGACATTGTTTAAATCCCTACCTGAAGGCTTGAGCGAAGATGATATTTTAGACACGGACAGTGTCACTTCGACCCTTTCAAGTGAACCATGCCCACAGTCTCGGGAGAGTTGCTGTTGTGGTTACACGAAGAGATGGATTTAATGGATCGCCGCAGGCTAGCGCTTCGTCTGAACGACGTGGATCCTGATCGCTGGAAGTGTTTGTGCCTTTGTTTCAGGTACTCCTTGTAGTTCTTGGTCAGCAGCGTGTACAGGAAGGGGTTAATGCAACTGTTACTGTAAGTCAGGCAGGTCATCAAGTAGTTGACGCACGTTATCGTCCGTTGGGTCATGTTGAGGCTGGTGGAATAGAGGGGGATAAGTTGCCAGACCCAGAAGGGTAGGAAGCACGCCCAGAAGACCACCACGATGCTGAAGAtcatcaggaccactctctgtttGGACGCTTGCTTGTTCTCGCTCTTTGTCAACGCCTTCCTTTGGGATTTCAGGTAGGTCCGTGCCAGCTGGGTGTACAGGTAGCCGATGATCATCCCCGGCGCCACGATGCTGGTGCTGAAAAGTACAGTCAAGTAGACGGTGTAAGACTCCGGGCTCCAAGTGCCGGCGCAGGTCCGCTTGATGGCCCCGTTGTCCACCCGGCTCTCCTGCATCTTGAACATGGACATGACGGGCAGGGCCAGGAGGAAGCTGACCACCCACACCGTGCCGGCGATGGCCTTCCTGTAGCCCTTGGATCGCCTGGCCGTCTCCAAGGGTTTGGCCACGGCCAGGTAGCGCTCGGTGCACATCACAGTGAGTGTGAAGATGCTGGCGTGCATGGTCAGGAGGTCTAGGCTCAGCAGGACCCTGCAGCCCACGTCGCCAAAGTACCAGGTCTTGGCCAAGTAGGTGCAGACAATGAATGGGATGGTGGAGAGGTAGAGGAGATCGGCCAGGGCCAGGTTGACGATGGAGATGTAGACGGAGGCGGCAGATCTCATGGACTGGCGCATCACCATCAGGGTGTAGACATTGCCCGCCACGCCGGCCACGTACATGATGGACAATATGGTGCCAAACACCGAGGCGATGGCCAACTCGTCCaatgtatctggcgctgtgatgttCTCCGAGGCGTTGAGATGCATGCTTAGTTTGGCACCTCCTGCGAGGTCCACATGGTGGGAGCCGGGCTCACTGCATCCATCACCCACTGGCATCCCACACCAAATCCCCCTTGCCGTCCAGAGGAGCGTCTCTTGCGTTGCATCTGCACCAGTTCTTGCACTGTTTCCAACTACCAGCGCTTGCACTGTTTCCAACTACTAGCGCTTGCACTGCATCTATACCCAGCGCTTGCACTGCATCTATACCCAGCGCTTGCACTGCATCTGCACCAGTTCTTGCACTGCATCTATACCAGCGCTTGCACTGCATCTATACCCAGCGCTTGCACTGTTTCCAACTACCAGCGCTTGCACTGCATCTGCACCAGTTCATGCACTGCATCTATACCCAGCGCTTGCACTGCATCTATACCCAGCGCTTGCACTGCATCTGCACCAGTTCTTGCACTGCATCTATACCAGCGCTTGCACTGCATCTATACCCAGCGCTTGCACTGTTTCCAACTACCAGCGCTTGCACTGCATCTGCACCAGTTCATGCACTGCATCTATACCCAGCGCTTGCACTTCTTCTACCTACCAGCTCTTGCACTGCATCTATGTACCAGCGCTTGCACTGCATCTACCCACCAGCTCTTGAGCTGCTTCTACCTCCCAGCGCTTGAGCTGTGATACCAGCCGCCCGTCTCATGCGCGCAATTGCACACacccgtccccccgtccccccccccccaaatgccaGGGACGTCAGTGCACCTCCACTTCTCACCGTCTGGCCGGTCCAACGAGCCACGAAAGCAGCAGTCGGCAGCAACGCAGACTTGGAGGAATAAGTCCTCCCTACCTTGACTTCGACCTTCCCGCACTGCAACAaacaaacatttatttatttgcaaagGTGATCAGAAGCCGAACGGACTGCATCCACAACATCAAGCATTTGTGGAATAGTAGGAAATAATCTTTCGTTGTTTTTGTTTAAAATCCCAATTTTTCGGGGGTTTGTCAAATCGCAGACTAGGATATCAAAAACTGATTTAAAACTCACCCGGTCGTGTCCCAATCACACTTTTCTCGCCTCAAAAGTAGAGATGTGTCCGAGTCCGGGCTCAGGAATACAAATTGCCAATCGTGTGTTGCAGAGccgagagatttaaaaaaacacttatcctgcacatctcttttaaactctcccctctcactctaatataagaaaataactgcagatgctggtacaaatcgatttattcacaaaatgctggagtaactcagcaggtcaggcagcatctcgggagagaaggaatgggtgacatttcgggtcgagacccttctttagactgatgtcactctaatgctgtgcccgcgagtctttgacatttccatgctgggagaaaggttccgactgtctaccctatccatgcccaaTCACAGTTTAacgtacttctattaggtctctctcaacctctgacactccagagaaaacagtcaaactctgtccaacctctctctccagCCAATCCTCTCCAATCCAGACAgcattgtgtttttatttttaagtgtGTCAATGAAATTAGGATGAAAGCAAAATTGAGATGATCTCCAGTCTACGAAGCATTCATGAGAAATATTGTCCACAGGTTTTGCTATAAAACATGATTAAAAATCTTCGAAACTCACAAAGAAAATAATATATCAGTGCTGACCTTCAATAAAGTAACCGGCGATCACCAAGTCACAATAGATTGAGGGGAAGGAGGGCCACCCAAGTTCAATAATGGTGAGTTGATGTTCAAATTAATTAGATCAGGAAATATTTGTCTGAGTGCAGCCACATTTAATAAAGCATATCTCTCAGCAACAGTTTCATATCTTAGTGATCTTTTCATAAACATAACTACAAGTCCTAAACTACAAGCTTTGTGCCAATGTAAATTAAGATTTGGCCAAACACATTGATCTTTTTAACTAgtgtgttttgttttaaaaaagcaAATTAAATAAGATCACAATTATTTTGGgtatttggggcagcacagcgatagagttgctgccttgcagccccggAGAtctgcgtttgatcctgactacgggtgctgtctgtacggagtttgcacgttctccctgtgaccacgtgggttttctccgggtgctctggtttcctccaacatcccaaagacgtgcaggtttgtaggttaatcggcatctgtaaattgtccctcatgtcggATACATGTCGCTGGTTgttgcggtgggctgaagggcctgtttccacactatatctctaaactaaattaaaataacattAATCACCCAAAGCATACTTGGAgaaattttagtttggagatagtgtGTAAaccagccttttggcccactgagtctgtgtcgaccagcgatccttgcacactaacactatcttgcacactaacactatcctgcacacgctagggacaatttgcaattttaccaagccaattagcccacaagcctgtacgtctttggagtgtgggaggaaaccggagcatccagagaaaacccatgcaagtcacgtacaaactccatacagagagcacctgtattTGGGATCGAACCCCTGTCTTTggaactggaaggcagcaactctaccactgtgccaccgtgcagcccacaaTCAAATAAAAATCTTTAGTATAATTATGAACAGTGAAAGTATTGATTCACATGGAAAAGGTACAAGAGTATTGAATATCTTTCACTGCTGGTGATGGAGTTGAATCTCCTCCTGAGACAGGATTGCAGAAATCAATCAATAAATAATGCAGACTGAAATAAGCAGAGAGCATTCATTAAATTCAAATGCTTCGACAGGTCATGCACTACccaccctctcacacactctgTCCTATGCCTTTGCGTTCTGAGCTGAAGTTGTGCATGATAGCTTTCCAAAATGTGAAAGGACAATTATTCAAAAACCTAATAGCAAGTATCTATCTCCATTAGCCAATGCTGGCCAAAAGACATCAGATCCTTAacccacagcacagaaacattttTGTTTCTCACAAGGTATTTAATCAAGAGATGATAGTTGACCTCCAATTGCTTTTTTAATCATCTGTGTGCTTGGCTTGTTACAAAAATAACACTTTGGTTATTTTTTTTATGGCATTCTAATTGATTTTCTGGAGACAAATTTGTATTTTATCATCTCACTTAAGGTCGGTAAATTAAAAATCTGAGACAATCACTTACACTTaataagaaggaatgggtgacgtttcgggttgggacccttcttcagacgagcattttgtgtctatctgaggtgcaaaccagcatcagcagttccttcctacacacttgaactttacatttttcttttgcaacttttgtctaaatttattttcatatttatatTCCTCCTTTCGGTAACTAATTTGATTCTCATCCACCCTGTGATTTGTCACTCGTGGATTGTTTCTTTCTCAATCAGGAAGCTTTgatacgacctgaaacgtcacccattcctactctccagagaagctgcctgtcctgctgagttaccccagctttttgtgccaatctttggcttaaactggcatctgcagttccttcctataaaagCTGTTAGACTCTCTGTTCACCTGAAGCACAGATACATTGCTAATTGTCCAATGCCATTTAGAATGGCACCTCTGGGCGTGGTGGAGAGGACAGCCAAGACAAAGCATGACAAGTAATGGGTGAACACAGGCGAAGCAGAAATCTATCTATATACGAAAtctcttgtttgttcctgaactacagccaaaacggtgtacgatagtgcgacaattttaggcccacctaactcaccaTTATTGCTTTGGCgctagtggaagaagtttcattgaaatcggggttatattttttaagttattcacatttttaagtttaactctatctcctaggggggaaggagggggggggggtggagggagattgaggagggggagggtgggggggagggggagggggagggtggggaggagagagtgctgcaccaatgcaggagaggtttgggcccaacgggtccacttagtctagttaaAACAGAAATTCTGACGCACAAGACGTACAGACGTCAaagactctccaaagacgtacagtgttgtcggttaactggcttggtataaaggtaaaattgtccttcgtgtgtgtgtgtgtgtaggatagtgttaatgtgcggggattgctggtcggtgcggacatggtgggacgaagggcctgtttccacgctgtatctcaaaactaaactaaaaggatggAATAGATGCCTCACACTTTTTAATATCCAGCCTTTGCCTAtctaaaccctcctcacctgtgctCACCTAATACCTGTCCCACATTGACCTGCCACTCTTGCAGCTTTCTTGctctccccatccacccctctgcctccccacTTCGCCTCTCTccccaatcaatctgaagaatggtcccaaccagaaatgttctccacggacgctgcctgacccactgagttactccagcactttgtgtctttatttttgtgagccagcatctgcagttctacgtCTTGAAACTTGTGAGCAGAAGCACATTTAAAGCTCAAACTTTAGTGGAATATCTTCCAGCTGGCTTATCTTCCCACAAGGTGTCCTACTTGAGACACCATGATTTATCAACCATATACAGTGTTTACCCATACTCGATTGCAACTTCttgactccatctttttgtgcatATCTCAAATGAGGCAATAACGGCTGCCTCTCCTTTATACTTGCCAGACTTGCTATTGCTAATTTAACCTggttcattatagacaatagacaataggtgcaggaggaggccattcggcccttcgagtcagcactgccattcaatgtggtcatggctgattattctcaatcagtaccccgttcttgccttctccccatacctcctgactccgctatccttaagagctctatctagctctctcttgaatgcattcagagaattggcctccactgccttctgaggcagagaattccacagattcacaactccctgactgaaaaagtttttcctcatctcagttctaaatggcctaccacttattcttaaactgtggcccctggttctgtactcccccaacattgggaacatgtttcctgcctctaacgtgtccaaccccttaataatcttatatgtttcgataagatcccctctcatccttctaaattccagtgtatacaagcctagttgctccagtcttttaacatatggcagtcccgccattccgggaattaacctagtaaacctacgctgcacattcTTATGAATCCCAGGCAATTTACAATCAGGAGACTATTtaacccattgagtctatgccaatCAGTGAAATGCAATCCAACCTAATTCCTCTATCACTAGGTCCATAGCCCTGTGATTTCTAGTTCTTGCAGAACACATCTAAATAATCTTTAAACAAGAGTTCCTGCATCTGCTGTACTTTCAGACCACAAATTCATGTGCTTGTCACAATTGGGAGTGAAAATGTGTTTCCCCATCTTCCCTCTGAGTTTATTTTTTCAACCAATTACTTTCATTCAATTCCCTTTGATTATTGACATTCAACCTATGGACGTAGGTATATCCTTGTTACTTTGTCGAGGTTCCTTATTATATACATCTCATTTAAGTCTCTCTTCAACCAGTGACCTGAAAAAAATACAATGCCATTTtacccaatcttttctcatagtaAGCTTCTACCCTACTCTTTTAATATATACCCGGGCTGTTCTACCAGGTCAGTTagctgttaattggcctctgtaaaattgccccagatGTGCAGGGGTTTgatggggaaggaactgcagatgatgctatacccaaaaagacataaagtgcagaagtaactcaacgggtcaggcagcatctctggagaccatggataggtgacattttggtttgcaACCAGACTAGGGAGAACCATCATTAATTCTTTGGTCCTACACATGGAAACAGAGAACTTAGTTTTGAGAGgagagtaaagtcatttgaaagaTGAGAGCTTTATTTATTTAAAGGTATTGGTGAGAAATAATGACCAGGAATTGTGGAACAAGTTTGACTATTATGTTTAAGTTACAAACTTTGAAAATGGCTTTAGCCGCAAATTATTTAGTGAACTCATCCCAATTgtgttttaatttttagttttggagatacagcatggaaacaggcccttcggcccaccaagtccgcatcgaccagcgatccccgcacattaacgctatcctacacacactagggacaatttacacttataccaagctaatttactacaaacctatacgtctttggagtgtgggagggaaccaaaggtctcggggagaggggggtggggtgggaacccGCGTGTtcacggggcgaatgtacaaattCAGTACAGATGGCACCGTTAGTAGGGATCCAacgtgggtctccggcgctgtaaggcagtaactctaccgctgcgccaccgtgcagctttTAAGTGAATCCTTTATTTTATTTCTATTAATCTAAAACTGTGTATCATGGGCTGCAAAGAGCTTGGTCATGAAGAGATTTTGCAAAATATAGAATTAGTCATAAATTTGGCTGGGCTCAGGAATGAAATTTTATATGAAAAGAAATGTAGATTGATGCATCGTGATTGGAAGAGAAAGGAAGAAATGGATAACCAAAGGAATAAACAGAAAACTGAAATGAGCTGAGAATGTAAGACGCTTATGTTTCAGTGTAATCATCTTCACATTTTGAGAGCAGGTCGCCGAGACTATTACGTGAAAATAAACACCAAGTTTTAAAATCACAAGTTTTAAATGTCAAAAGAAGAAGGTAACATCATACACTTACAAATGATTGATTGGGCTGGGGAGATGTTGGCTCTGACTTTTGTAACTTCAATTTCGGGCAATGTATTTTGACCAAGGTCATGGCACGGAAAAGATTTTCAGCACTAagtgttcataggttataggagcagaattaggccacttggcccagtgagtctactttgccattcagtcatggctgatctatctttccctctcacccccattctgctgccttctccccataacccctgacactgccATTAATTCATGAATctgtcttctttcgtatgtcagctacaacaattggtgcttcagagttgaatgtttgctgcaaattttgccagttgcgtagaactacccagggtggacatcAAGGACGTAAAGCAACTCCCACCcccaggaatctgtcaatccctgctttaaaaatacccaataacttgacctccacagccgtttatggcaatgaatgccacagatttgccacagtctaacaaaataaattcctcctcgtctcctttctaaaggtacatctttttattctgtggctgtgctCTCTAGTCATAGAccctcgcactagtggaaacatcctcctcacgtactctccatccaggcctttcactatttggtaattttccatgaggtctcccctcatctttCTTAATTACTTCCCAGTAATTAATGTGCTGTGGTCCAGATCAAGTTAATTTTATACATTATTTGCTCATGACAACCATGCACAGCATACAGTAATCAGGTTTTCAGAACAACCACCATTAATTAGTGAGTTAGGAGCCAAAGGACTCGAGATAAGAGATGAAAACATTCTTTTACATTAAACAGGTGAAATATGGAGATGGAAGCAGAAccaacaaaatatttttaaaagactGAGGTGGATAACTATTTGAAAACTAAGGAGAAACAtttaaagaaagagaaaaaacagATGTAATCTGAACTCATTACGGTAATGATAATATCCAGATTTCTTTTAAAACACTTGTGACAAATATTGGCCATGTATATATCCGTACATTACTGTCCATTACTTTGTCTTGAAATTTTATCGTCTTGATAAAGACACCATACTGCATTTTGATCCAAGGCACTAAGTATATATCACTGATCTAACTTCCATTAGAGTTATTCCAAaggattgattttttttcccctgctTATCTGCATAAAAAGCTCAAAGTGAATGCTTTTCCCAAATAAACTCTTTGGTTTGTACACTTTCTATTATTTTCTGGGATGTGTACATCATCCCACAGTTGGCAGTAATTTCCCT is part of the Rhinoraja longicauda isolate Sanriku21f chromosome 6, sRhiLon1.1, whole genome shotgun sequence genome and harbors:
- the LOC144594477 gene encoding urotensin-2 receptor; the protein is MPVGDGCSEPGSHHVDLAGGAKLSMHLNASENITAPDTLDELAIASVFGTILSIMYVAGVAGNVYTLMVMRQSMRSAASVYISIVNLALADLLYLSTIPFIVCTYLAKTWYFGDVGCRVLLSLDLLTMHASIFTLTVMCTERYLAVAKPLETARRSKGYRKAIAGTVWVVSFLLALPVMSMFKMQESRVDNGAIKRTCAGTWSPESYTVYLTVLFSTSIVAPGMIIGYLYTQLARTYLKSQRKALTKSENKQASKQRVVLMIFSIVVVFWACFLPFWVWQLIPLYSTSLNMTQRTITCVNYLMTCLTYSNSCINPFLYTLLTKNYKEYLKQRHKHFQRSGSTSFRRSASLRRSIKSISSCNHNSNSPETVGMVHLKGSK